ATCAATTCAGTAAGGGTTCATTAAATGATAATAAGGTCGATTAATAagattgaataaataaaataacccAGTTCATCAACAAACTGTTCAATTGAAAAGACTTTTAGGTTGTATTCATGCTCTTTCAGTTACGTTGTCGCACTTCGCTGACCTCCAGAAACATGATCCTGATAACACTGCAATGCTGTCACTGACAGTGCAGGATCTAAAATGACTGTAATCATGTAAACTAACTACATCAGATGGAAGACTGCCTCCTGTCCCTTCTTCCTGTTCTCCTTTTCCATGATTCTACCTGTCTTATCTATACAGGATGCCTGTATGTTGATTTTAGTGTTATAGCAATAAACAAATTTATCTATGCTGTGTaatacacagtgaaacagatgtgtttacatgttATAATAATATGCAGTATAATTGGTCATCActgcagacagtgtgtgtatatagttCACTCTGGTAAAGAAAACATTATTCCACAGAGTCActttttaattgattaaagAATCATTAAACTAGAGTCAAATGCTTTTGCATCCTCTTGGTCCTCCATATACTCTGCTGCTGAGCATCAAAACTAATTGCCTTGCATGTTAAATTCACACTCTTATGAACATGCAGTTGTCAGCCCTGGGGACCGCTGCCAGTATGTACACACCTCCCATGTTATGTACAGTGGCagcttgtgtgtatttatgttttcataacACTGTGTATTGTGTTCTCCAGATGGGAGAATTGACTGATAGGGAGTCACAGGCATTAAAACCTGTTAAAACCTCTCAGGGTCGTTCACAGCATGACGCCACGTGGGAGTGGTTGAGGGCTTAAGGTCACATGTTGGTCATGTGAGAGTCATCACAGTGATTTGGATCAAGGTGTTAAAAGGTGTAGAACAACCTGAGAAAGGTGGTCAAGATGACTTTGTGTCACTAAACATGTACAACTACAGTCCAGTGGTCTTGTTGTATCACTTCATGACAAACCACttttgacattatttgacaGATTCAGCACAGTTTCATAACACTGTGATGGATTCTCCTAAACCCCAACAGAAACCATGCAACCACTGAGATATGAAAATCTTGTCAACAACAATTCTTTCACCAACAATAATATGCCATAATGCCTACCAGTCAACAATCCTTCTaaagctttctttctttcctgccCACCTCTTTACCtgagtttctgtcttttttcaccTCCCCTTCTcagtttctttccatctttttgTTATGGAAAGTATCCCTGTTAACATCCAGACTTGCaggtatttctctctctctctctctctctgtgtgtgtgtgtgtgtgtggtccaggTATTACCCATCCTGTGGGGACCTAAATCTATTTACACAATCACATTATGAGGATTTGTATTCCTTATGGTCcctaaaaatcattaaattttaAGTTGAAGCCATGTTTTAAGGTTGAGAGAAGGGTTTGTAGTTATGTTTAAGGTTAGAGTGAGTCTCCGggaaatgaatgtaagtcaatgtaatgtcctctgaagtcatggagacaagtctgtatgtgtgtgtgtgtgtgtgtgtgtgtgtgtgtgtgtgtgtgtgtggcccccTCACTGTTTCTCTTGACATAGAGGCTGAAGGAGGTCTGCAGTTTGCTGATGTCATTGCGGACGCTGATGTCCAGGCAGTGGACACCAGTTGAGGTGAAGGTgtggttcagtctcagtgtgttttcatacaaCATGGTCAGCGTGCAGCCCCCCGTAATGTCCGGCACACAGTTAGTCAGGAAACGCCAGCACACCCACATGGGAggactaaaaacacacacagaggacagtaaccttcattatcattactgttaattttctattcttttttaaaGTTGGAATGGTCAGATGTATCAAATGTAAAAGTGAAAGGAAGATGGGAGGCAGGAGGATAATGGTGACTTTTTCATATCGATCATTATGATAATTTCACTCCTGTGTCTGTTGAAAACTGAAATGGAGTGAATGATGAATATCAATTATCTCATTAAATACAGAGATCAATGAGCaaccaacaaagaaaaagatgaatacAAGAAAATAAGAGTGAAAGTTTAAAAACCTAAGTTTCTCTTCAGTCTGGATAGATGTACTTTCCAATCAGTGCACAATAATTGAttgcaagaaaaagaaaatgaacagactAAATGCAGCTTACCTTCCATCGACATGAAAAGCCAGACTGGTGTCCTGAGACACCTCATAATCTGAAGGGCCCGTCAGCTCAATTTTTTTGATGGCATCTACAAATTAATTTCAGTTATTAGTCATTTCACTGTCTACCACGATTAGTTTTGGCACAACTTTACTTTGGTAAGACTTCAGAAAGatacaaaatgtacttttattaACATCCATTTGAGGAATTCGCTTCATTCTGAACATCTGAATGACGGTTACATCAGATCATTTCACAATGCAAATTGAATTTCTTCAGGGATTTTCTTGGATTAATTTATAAGACACAGAGGAAGTCTGCCTTGGTGACATTTACTGAAACTGCAATTGGAACCAGTGACATTACCATAACCTCATTAtctgatcatttttatttctaccaagggaataaaataaagtttgaaaCTTTGAGtgatgtaaaaaataaaaaaaaataaaacacacaaaccgAGCACTTGAACATCTGTGGAGTAGACCCCGGTGATTGGAGGGGCAGATTTGGTCACATTGACTCCTACTTTCAGCCGCAGTGTGTAGTTCCCTGATTCTGAGTAATGATAGCGGACAACTGGCTCTGTCCCTTGGATCACTTCTCTGCATCACAAAGGAGGAGAAGTATGAATGATTAAGAGAAGTGCCGCAAACCTTTGTGAGAATGTAAAATATTGAGAAAATCCTCGCACCCGTTGCCTAAATCCCATGTATAGGTGAATTTTGCAGAGCTGAAATTCCGCTGGGGATCGAAGAGTTCAAACATGGTCTCTGTGGGAACATCTGACGCCAACTCTCCTGTGTCTCTCACATAAGTGGCATTTCCATCCATTTGATAGAAAACAAGCTTCCCGgcaatattttctgtttaaaagagAAGATATCCTTCATTAGGGAGACACTATTCCTGCAAGAAAAGTACAAAAGATATGCTGGATGGCCTACCCAAATCTGTCAAAGGGTCTGTAGACTCTGCCACACCCAGGAGGACCAGGAGAAGAAGCATCACGATCCATACAAC
Above is a window of Lates calcarifer isolate ASB-BC8 linkage group LG23, TLL_Latcal_v3, whole genome shotgun sequence DNA encoding:
- the tmem130 gene encoding transmembrane protein 130; the protein is MDRKHVVWIVMLLLLVLLGVAESTDPLTDLENIAGKLVFYQMDGNATYVRDTGELASDVPTETMFELFDPQRNFSSAKFTYTWDLGNGEVIQGTEPVVRYHYSESGNYTLRLKVGVNVTKSAPPITGVYSTDVQVLDAIKKIELTGPSDYEVSQDTSLAFHVDGSPPMWVCWRFLTNCVPDITGGCTLTMLYENTLRLNHTFTSTGVHCLDISVRNDISKLQTSFSLYVKRNTNPHMFFILSCAAILVATFSFITVIACRPRHQIRPQIAASSNAVFLKSQDSDNQSRILFNFSNVERGEKEPLLMQHGTQYSS